In Silene latifolia isolate original U9 population chromosome 6, ASM4854445v1, whole genome shotgun sequence, the genomic window gcttggtcttcatataccggggcaatagatccctgcccagactagcaggccaggccctctcttcctcaggaatagcaaggaaagcctctatcctggaaatagcttcctcgtcaagaggatcagaGTTTTAATCAGGAGCTATAAAAGTCATCAAAAATACAcaggtgaaactcaaaacatcctaATTTCGCATAATATATATTGCAAACTAGCAAAGACAGAAACCTACCACTTTCCGAGGGGATATCTCGGGTAATCAAAGCCTGCCCCAGACTCTCAGTCCgtataaacaggaaagtctttgcccagcttttatcatctccagagtccaggttagtgattaatggagacatcttcgacttgattctcaaattaaaacgaccattaacaggatttttcatatgatatattgccttaatatcattaatagtaattacaagattgtgtttagcacataaattttcaatggaatgaacaagtttccaaaccattggcataatctgaaaaggtgatacttccatagcacgaatggtatcaatcattaaaagagtaaaaggtaacttacaacctgctttgaacgcccattcgaaaatacaaaaccaaccaggtgacacccagttagctcgATCGACAAGACTCGTGAATCCATACTTCAAATCGAATCAGAATTAAtttcttctcccttaaaaccctatcataatTTGCTTTCAATAGGTTTtcttcaggaaagtaaggatccagagattgaagagcggAAAAAATGGAatcctgatatttaaaagctatagcacgagcaggaggatcaacttcaatcacctcctcctcctggacGTCTTTGGGTTCAGGTTCAGCAGCAGCTTTATGGGGTGCAGGAcactttttggctcccatatcctttattatttagtttattgtgatgaattttattttataaagttagcaGAATGGAgttcctgggaaataggggagaattttagagaaaatttagcaaagaaagtgggagaaatttggtgaaaaacattctcatcacaaataccgtatttatagaaggggaataacggtgcaaaaaccctagaaaatgcaaaactgtcagcatgacatcattaGCCATTATagtgtttaacggtaactagaagtctaagagtcattAAGCAAATATAACTCTCTTTATTGTTTagcccggtaaaattgacatctcacccctggcctgatccagcacgggtaaaatgtcaaggggcaattgttagccCATTTAGCCTCGGTCCgactctaacctggcctgaccttactaggctgattgaggcaaccagAGATCGGACAAGTCTAACTACAATTTGGCTattgaagaatattatagtaagcaggctactaaatcctggaagagaagcctgatggtaagcaCGGAATAGCCTGGCAGCACACCTAAGCAGGCTGGATTAAGCTGAAGAGCAGCAAAACGGTTATACAAAGATAAATGttcatgtcctattctcaaggaagaccaagtctaactataagactatatcacccatgaacctagacgtgcaaaaaggagaaaaagctaaagattaatcaaaggagaacgagtcaaccgaattaatagggaatgtgccctattaatccggtaacaactCCGACTATGGAGAGGAACGTTGAGATCAATACAACGTTAGTATTTTGAgaactataaatattgtaatctgcCATTTTTTAAAGGGATTCATGATTCAATAGTTATTATTCATATTTTTCTTCTCATCCCTTCTTGAATATCCAGTGATCGATATACACAAATCAGTACTTAGTTTTCCAAAGTAATACGTCTTATACATAGTTCTTTGTTATTATTCATTTATATTATTGTTCTAAACTTATTgagctagatacccaaattaatctataatcaagccggatcctttcagggaaaatcctgctaaaacacatAGTATAACAAGATTAAACagttaaaattaaaatcaaattgAAATTTTTAAGTAAACGAGAGACTTACTTTTTCCATTGCCGCTGAAGATCCCAATGGTGAGATGGATGAAGATGACGAACACCAGATGTAAATTGATGAGATGGATGAAGATTAATGGAGAAATTACAAGTTGATGATGAAGATTAAGAATGACGGGTTTTTGGAAGATGAACAACCAAAGAGATGAAGACGTAGGAGAGAGAGAGTCAGTTTTGTGTGTTTAAAGTGTGTTGAACACACTTCTCATTATTTTAACCTAAAATTAACAAGGCTTACCGGTTGTTCAAGTTTCCGGTCTTCTTAATGTGTTATGGGAAGACTAGTGAATAAGATGGATTTAATTCGAATTACTGATAGATCGGAGTGTTATTTGCAGGGGGTCATAGCCCTCATAGGtgggattattcccatgaaataatcctataaaaaaaaaccaacaatttATTACCAATCGCCCATCCCCAATTTCTTGCTGTTACTGCCAAGCACAGTGTTGTGGAAACAATGAAGAGCAGTGAGGATCCCACAACTTTATCAAATTTGCGACAGATTTCAGAAACTTCATCAAACATTCACCAACAATTCACCACCAATCTTTCAGAATCTAAGTACTTACCCCCCGAAGTTTGGACTCTGATTTTGTTATCATTGTTGGCCAAAACCCTATTAAAATTCAGGTGCGTATGTAAATCTTGGTGCTCCATTATCGATAACCCCGATTTCATTCACATGCATTATCAACTGTGTAAAATCAATTTTGGGAATAATCAATTATTGGTAGCCCTCGAGGGTTTGGGGAGCAATCGAGATAAAGGGTGTTTGTTGACAGTTTGTCAGCCTGAAACTCTTCAAAGCACCGGTCTCATTTTTATGAAATCTGATTCGTACCGCTACCGTATTGCAAGTAGCTGTAATGGGTTGCTGTTAGTGGTACAACATGGTTCTCATATAGAATGGAGATTGTGGAATCCTTGTATTCGCAAATCGTTTCTACTTCCTACTTGCCCACTCGACACTTGTTGGTATTTGTTAGGGTTTGCCCCTGTTTGTAAGGATTATAAAGTGGTTGCGTTTGCATTTGAAAATAGTTCGGATATACGTCCTAGAAAGATACTTTTTGCAGTTTATTCACTCCGTGATCAACTATGGACTGTTAAAAATCTGAACATTACTAGTATGCGTGAGCTTTATTCTCTGTCAAAAGCGGTGTTCTTTCGAGGGGCAGCATACTGGCTTGCAGAAAATGATTACCAAAGGAATGAACCAACTCATCTTGGTTCCTTTGATTTTGATAAGGAAAATATCGACTTTTTGAAACTGCCATTTAGTTTGGACGA contains:
- the LOC141587750 gene encoding F-box/kelch-repeat protein At3g23880-like — its product is MKSSEDPTTLSNLRQISETSSNIHQQFTTNLSESKYLPPEVWTLILLSLLAKTLLKFRCVCKSWCSIIDNPDFIHMHYQLCKINFGNNQLLVALEGLGSNRDKGCLLTVCQPETLQSTGLIFMKSDSYRYRIASSCNGLLLVVQHGSHIEWRLWNPCIRKSFLLPTCPLDTCWYLLGFAPVCKDYKVVAFAFENSSDIRPRKILFAVYSLRDQLWTVKNLNITSMRELYSLSKAVFFRGAAYWLAENDYQRNEPTHLGSFDFDKENIDFLKLPFSLDETRFYRFLFLLGGSLAVFSISQVTSSIWVLEQDNEKGSWTLWFSGKSTPDAYHLFIDCIIHHIKLFYIESDGGFFVCGDKAYNIASCQVKKLKNTPSYYFDLEAYSESLMLSKGYGAWDLRDLPLVLGRTSRC